In Synergistota bacterium, the following proteins share a genomic window:
- the ftsY gene encoding signal recognition particle-docking protein FtsY: MSWWQRLKKVFSIKRIDDDFWYSLEEILIEGDVGVDYAIRLVEEIKGLKPSSSEEAKGILREKLKELLNYDFPSWLLSPSGNLEVLLLVGVNGSGKTTSVAKLGKWLSDRGASVMLAACDTFRAAAIEQLEVWGKRLNLRVVRSEPGSDSGAVLYDALSSAKSRGADYLLVDTAGRLHTKHNLMEELKKLGRIAEKSLGYSAKGLLVLDATTGQNALRQAEVFSRNVSLGGVILAKYDSMARGGIVIALKSELNLPVFFVGTGERESDLEIFSPDAFLDRLLS, encoded by the coding sequence ATGAGTTGGTGGCAGAGGTTAAAAAAAGTTTTCTCAATTAAGAGGATAGATGATGATTTTTGGTATAGCCTTGAGGAAATTCTGATAGAGGGAGATGTGGGGGTTGACTATGCTATAAGGCTTGTTGAAGAAATAAAAGGGCTTAAGCCGTCTTCTTCTGAGGAAGCTAAAGGGATATTGAGGGAAAAACTGAAGGAACTACTGAATTATGACTTTCCATCGTGGCTTTTGTCTCCCTCGGGGAATCTGGAAGTTTTGCTTCTGGTGGGTGTTAACGGAAGTGGTAAGACGACGAGCGTTGCGAAGCTTGGAAAATGGCTTTCGGATCGTGGAGCTTCTGTAATGCTTGCTGCTTGTGATACCTTCAGGGCAGCTGCTATCGAACAGCTTGAGGTGTGGGGTAAGAGGCTCAACCTTAGGGTGGTGAGATCTGAACCGGGGAGCGATTCAGGAGCTGTGCTTTACGACGCGCTCTCTTCTGCTAAAAGTAGAGGAGCTGATTACCTGCTTGTTGATACTGCGGGAAGGTTGCACACGAAGCACAATCTTATGGAAGAGCTCAAAAAGCTTGGGAGGATAGCTGAAAAGAGCTTAGGGTATTCAGCCAAAGGTTTGCTCGTGCTGGATGCCACAACGGGGCAAAATGCGTTACGGCAGGCTGAGGTTTTTTCAAGAAACGTGAGTTTAGGTGGGGTTATTTTGGCTAAGTATGATAGCATGGCGAGAGGAGGTATAGTAATAGCGCTTAAAAGTGAACTTAACCTTCCCGTATTTTTCGTGGGGACCGGAGAAAGGGAAAGTGATTTGGAGATATTTTCGCCGGATGCTTTCTTGGATAGGCTTCTATCATGA
- a CDS encoding glycosyltransferase → MRIAFFTENYFPMVSGVSTSIKLFKEELEAGGHEVLVFAPSYGKSSDFKDEAGVIRLPALPIRIHQTPIVFPGSSWKQFMVPHLKLDIIHVHHPFFLGRTALFWARLLKIPIVYTFHTLYEAYVHYAPFKRDIAVAFIKRYVRKFANQVDLVISPSFSIKGYLERRGIKSPIAVIPTGIKWEEFQRKPSPSDRKEKILMFVGRLGEEKNVPFLLNILFKIRNKDWKAIFVGDGPDREKFVRMVKDANMGNRILFLGMLTPRKLRELYARAYLFLFSSFTETQGLVILEAMASGVPVLAMKAPGVSDFVHSGYTGFLANSEKDFYEKLVLLLENEDLHAEMSFTARKWAKLWDISLMASKLLYTYEKLREAFSPPSRLKALSTFVFL, encoded by the coding sequence ATGAGAATAGCTTTCTTCACGGAAAACTACTTCCCTATGGTTTCTGGGGTTTCAACCTCGATAAAATTGTTTAAAGAGGAGCTTGAAGCAGGGGGGCATGAAGTTTTGGTTTTCGCTCCCTCTTACGGGAAGAGTAGCGATTTTAAAGATGAAGCGGGGGTTATCAGACTTCCAGCTTTACCTATTAGAATACATCAAACTCCTATAGTTTTTCCTGGTTCCTCGTGGAAGCAGTTTATGGTTCCTCACCTTAAGCTTGATATAATACATGTTCATCACCCATTTTTTTTGGGTAGAACTGCGCTGTTTTGGGCGCGGCTTTTAAAGATACCCATAGTCTATACCTTTCATACCCTATATGAGGCTTATGTTCATTATGCTCCTTTTAAAAGAGATATTGCGGTCGCTTTTATTAAAAGATATGTGAGAAAATTTGCCAATCAGGTTGATCTCGTTATATCACCCTCGTTTTCGATAAAAGGATATCTCGAGAGAAGGGGGATAAAAAGCCCTATCGCGGTTATTCCCACCGGTATAAAATGGGAGGAGTTTCAAAGGAAACCTTCTCCTTCTGATAGGAAGGAAAAGATCTTAATGTTTGTGGGAAGGCTTGGTGAGGAAAAGAACGTTCCTTTTCTTCTAAATATTTTGTTTAAGATAAGGAATAAAGATTGGAAGGCGATCTTTGTTGGTGATGGTCCCGATCGCGAGAAATTCGTGAGGATGGTTAAAGATGCTAATATGGGGAATCGAATTCTCTTCCTTGGCATGCTTACTCCTCGCAAGCTCAGGGAGTTGTATGCGAGGGCGTATCTATTTTTATTTTCATCCTTTACTGAGACGCAGGGACTTGTCATACTTGAGGCTATGGCTTCTGGTGTTCCCGTGCTTGCTATGAAAGCCCCTGGAGTTTCCGATTTCGTTCATTCTGGATATACGGGATTCTTGGCAAATAGCGAGAAGGATTTTTATGAAAAGCTCGTCCTTCTCTTAGAGAACGAGGATCTTCATGCGGAAATGTCCTTTACTGCAAGAAAGTGGGCAAAGCTGTGGGATATATCTCTCATGGCGTCTAAGCTCCTTTATACTTATGAAAAGCTGAGGGAGGCTTTCTCACCTCCCTCTCGCTTAAAAGCCTTGAGCACTTTTGTTTTTCTTTAG
- a CDS encoding MarC family protein, with amino-acid sequence MTEFIVFLISVFTITNPLGNITVLLGLTDDMPPYYRRKTCLIASITSCITLMIAEFLGRALLKLFSISIASFELAGGLILLVLIALPLLRGQTPRAKLSPEEREEVMERRVLETGIMPLGIPLLSGPGAFTMVMVLSSKNYNPKGLAILAAAIFANTIITYLIMISANPIAKAMGKVGLRVMGRVMGIFITVRGMQFIINGIRDSLPQIFGS; translated from the coding sequence ATGACGGAGTTTATAGTATTTCTAATATCCGTCTTCACAATCACTAACCCGCTGGGAAATATAACGGTGCTTCTGGGCTTGACAGATGATATGCCTCCTTACTACAGAAGGAAAACATGCTTAATCGCGTCCATAACATCATGCATAACGCTTATGATAGCAGAATTCTTAGGAAGAGCTCTACTTAAGCTCTTTTCCATAAGCATAGCTTCTTTTGAGCTCGCTGGTGGACTGATCCTTCTGGTTTTAATAGCCCTACCGCTTCTGCGAGGTCAAACGCCCAGAGCAAAGCTCTCGCCAGAGGAAAGGGAAGAAGTCATGGAAAGAAGAGTGCTCGAAACCGGAATAATGCCCTTAGGGATACCACTCCTTTCAGGACCGGGAGCTTTTACCATGGTTATGGTTCTCTCAAGCAAAAATTACAATCCTAAGGGGCTCGCTATACTTGCAGCAGCGATATTTGCAAATACCATAATAACCTATTTAATAATGATATCAGCCAATCCTATAGCCAAAGCCATGGGGAAAGTTGGATTACGCGTTATGGGAAGAGTTATGGGAATATTTATAACGGTCAGAGGGATGCAGTTCATTATAAATGGCATTAGAGATTCTCTTCCTCAGATTTTTGGAAGCTAA
- a CDS encoding Trm112 family protein → MNLEELLKILACPKCKGDLELSDGKKFYICRRCSLAYPIEDGIPIMLIDKALPLESLGGE, encoded by the coding sequence GTGAATCTGGAGGAGCTATTGAAAATATTGGCTTGTCCTAAATGTAAGGGAGATTTGGAACTAAGTGATGGAAAAAAGTTTTATATCTGCAGGAGGTGCTCCTTAGCCTATCCGATAGAGGATGGAATTCCCATAATGTTGATAGATAAGGCTCTTCCTCTTGAGAGTTTGGGGGGTGAATGA
- the yfcE gene encoding phosphodiesterase, with protein MKVGIMSDTHGGLSSWKASLEVFNKVDMIIHAGDLFYHGPRNLFPKEYDPASLARLMNELEIPLLISRGNCDADVDQLVIDFPILASYLVLDVGSIRLFVHHGHLFSETEVIKYAKKLHVDLVISGHTHVPSIEKKEDIWFFNPGSPSLPKGTEGPTVGILEGDRLRLLSLPEGKVLKEVKLCG; from the coding sequence ATGAAAGTAGGCATAATGAGTGACACCCATGGAGGATTATCCTCGTGGAAAGCGAGTCTGGAAGTTTTCAACAAGGTCGATATGATAATTCATGCAGGTGATCTTTTTTATCACGGACCGAGGAATCTTTTTCCTAAGGAGTATGATCCTGCCTCTCTGGCTCGATTGATGAACGAGCTTGAGATTCCACTTTTAATAAGCAGAGGAAACTGTGACGCAGATGTGGATCAGCTTGTTATAGACTTTCCTATCCTGGCTTCCTATCTCGTGCTTGATGTTGGTTCAATTAGATTGTTTGTACATCATGGGCATCTATTTTCCGAAACTGAGGTGATAAAGTACGCAAAGAAACTTCACGTAGATCTTGTTATAAGCGGACACACACACGTTCCTTCTATAGAGAAGAAGGAAGATATATGGTTTTTTAATCCCGGCTCTCCCAGCTTACCTAAGGGGACGGAGGGACCTACGGTGGGCATTCTTGAGGGAGACAGACTGCGTCTTCTTTCCCTACCCGAGGGAAAGGTGCTTAAGGAGGTGAAGCTATGTGGTTAA
- a CDS encoding macro domain-containing protein has protein sequence MGKTIIRIEKGDITEQDVDALVNAANNHLWMGAGVAGAIKRRGGEEIEREAVSKGPIPVGEAIVTKAGKLKAKYVIHAAVMGQDLRTSERMIREATYNSLLRADELSLKSVAFPAFGTGVGGFPFDRCAKAMLDETRLYLTEMEDTNLEEVIFVLYTEEAFKAFERELKNLKEKLEK, from the coding sequence ATCGGGAAAACCATTATAAGAATAGAAAAAGGAGACATTACGGAGCAGGATGTAGATGCTCTCGTAAATGCAGCAAATAATCATCTTTGGATGGGAGCTGGGGTTGCAGGGGCTATAAAGAGAAGAGGAGGAGAAGAGATAGAGCGTGAGGCAGTTTCAAAGGGCCCTATACCGGTTGGAGAAGCTATAGTTACTAAAGCGGGAAAGCTTAAAGCTAAATATGTAATCCATGCTGCCGTTATGGGACAAGATTTAAGAACGAGCGAGAGGATGATAAGGGAGGCAACTTATAACTCTCTTTTAAGGGCTGATGAGCTTTCCTTGAAGAGCGTGGCTTTCCCTGCGTTTGGCACTGGTGTGGGGGGATTTCCATTCGACAGATGTGCAAAGGCAATGCTTGATGAGACGCGCCTTTACCTCACTGAGATGGAGGATACGAATTTAGAAGAGGTAATTTTCGTACTTTATACGGAGGAGGCTTTTAAAGCTTTTGAAAGAGAGCTGAAGAATTTAAAGGAAAAACTTGAGAAATAG